In Polyodon spathula isolate WHYD16114869_AA chromosome 47, ASM1765450v1, whole genome shotgun sequence, a single window of DNA contains:
- the LOC121306375 gene encoding somatostatin receptor type 1-like, translating into MAIINESERLFFPTGFPFNSSLEYEDFELDPDPSKFVIPSIYAIVCCIGLTGNAMVIYVILKYAKMKTATNIYILNLAIADELFMLSVPFLATSAALQHWPFGSLMCRLVLSVDGINMFTSIFCLTVLSIDRYIAVVHPIKAARYRRPTVAKMINICVWVLSLVVILPIIIFADTVPSGDGGVDCNFLWPESSWSEAFVVYTFLLGFLLPVVAICLCYCLIVVKMRAVALKAGWLQRRKSEKKITRMVMLVVTVFVICWMPFYIIQLLSVFQRPPDPVITQLFVILSYANSGANPILYVFVSGNFRRSFQRIMCFRWMESGLDGEPVDYCAVALKSKVVCSPKEFQKDCLGSEMVYRNGTCTSRTTTL; encoded by the coding sequence ATGGCAATCATCAACGAATCTGAAAGGCTGTTCTTTCCAACTGGGTTTCCCTTCAACTCCTCTTTGGAGTATGAAGACTTTGAATTGGACCCGGATCCCAGTAAGTTTGTGATCCCCTCTATATACGCCATTGTCTGCTGCATTGGACTGACAGGAAACGCCATGGTCATCTACGTAATTTTGAAATACGCCAAGATGAAAACGGCCACCAATATCTACATCCTGAACCTGGCCATCGCTGATGAGCTGTTCATGCTGAGTGTCCCATTCCTTGCTACCTCAGCTGCTCTCCAGCACTGGCCCTTTGGCTCCTTGATGTGCAGGCTGGTCTTGAGCGTGGATGGCATCAACATGTTCACCAGCATCTTCTGCCTGACTGTCCTGAGCATTGACAGGTACATTGCAGTTGTCCATCCCATCAAAGCTGCCAGATACCGACGCCCCACTGTGGCCAAGATGATCAACATCTGCGTCTGGGTTCTTTCCTTGGTGGTCATCCTGCCCATCATTATTTTTGCAGATACAGTCCCATCCGGGGATGGTGGTGTTGACTGCAACTTTCTGTGGCCTGAATCTTCATGGTCGGAGGCCTTTGTGGTCTACACCTTCCTTTTGGGTTTTCTGCTGCCTGTAGTTGCCATCTGCCTCTGCTATTGCCTGATCGTGGTCAAGATGCGTGCCGTGGCTCTGAAAGCCGGCTGGCTCCAGAGGCGCAAGTCCGAGAAGAAGATCACTCGGATGGTCATGCTTGTGGTCACCGTGTTCGTCATCTGCTGGATGCCCTTTTACATCATCCAGCTGCTCAGCGTGTTCCAGAGGCCACCCGACCCGGTCATCACCCAGCTCTTTGTCATCTTGAGCTATGCCAACAGTGGGGCCAATCCCATCCTTTACGTCTTTGTGTCGGGCAATTTCCGTCGCTCCTTCCAGAGGATCATGTGCTTTCGGTGGATGGAGAGCGGTCTGGATGGGGAGCCGGTGGACTACTGTGCCGTGGCCCTAAAAAGCAAAGTGGTCTGCAGCCCCAAGGAATTCCAAAAAGACTGCTTGGGCTCTGAGATGGTCTACAGGAATGGGACCTGCACTTCTAGAACAACCACCTTGTGA